Proteins from one Mus pahari chromosome 18, PAHARI_EIJ_v1.1, whole genome shotgun sequence genomic window:
- the LOC110335718 gene encoding olfactory receptor 2B6-like: MRRLNTTPHHTNGFLLVGFSEWPRLEMALLVVISIFYIVTLFGNSAIIILSRLDPKLHTPMYFFLANLSFLDLCYTTSTVPQMLKNIQSHERSISYVGCIAQLFIFLSLGSTECVLLSIMAFDRYVAICQPLRYTVIMHHQLCQQLAAVAWITGFSNSLVQTVLTSLLPRCGQYHIENFFCEVPAMLQLSCVDTWVNEVEMYAAVVVIKVIPLGLILFSYINIVRAVIKIQSSEGRKKAFNTCGSHLLVVIMFYGSAISGYAYMAPKSSSAKLKGKLLALFYGLITPMLNPLIYTLRNKDVKAAVKKVLGREQEQGWNLD, encoded by the coding sequence ATGAGAAGGCTCAATACCACCCCCCATCACACCAATGGCTTTCTTCTGGTAGGCTTCTCTGAGTGGCCACGACTGGAAATGGCTCTTCTTGTGGTCATCTCCATCTTCTATATTGTGACCCTTTTTGGGAATTCAGCTATTATCATTTTGTCTCGCCTTGATCCTAAACTCCACACCCCAATGTATTTCTTCCTGGCCAATCTTTCCTTTTTGGATCTCTGCTATACCACTTCTACTGTCCCCCAGATGCTGAAAAATATACAGAGCCATGAGAGAAGCATCAGCTATGTGGGCTGCATAGCACAACTGTTCATCTTCCTTAGCTTGGGGTCTACAGAGTGTGTGCTTCTCTCCATCATGGCCTttgatcgctatgtggccatctgccagCCTCTGCGTTACACAGTTATCATGCACCACCAGCTGTGCCAACAGCTGGCAGCAGTAGCCTGGATAACTGGTTTCAGTAATTCCTTGGTGCAGACAGTGTTGACTTCTTTGTTACCTCGTTGTGGCCAATACCACATAGAGAATTTCTTCTGTGAGGTACCTGCAATGCTTCAGTTATCATGTGTTGACACCTGGGTCAATGAAGTAGAGATGTATGCTGCCGTGGTTGTCATAAAAGTTATCCCCCTTGGACTAATTCTTTTCTCTTACATAAACATTGTCAGAGCAGTCATAAAGATACAATCTTCTGAGGGTCGAAAGAAGGCCTTTAACACATGTGGGTCTCATCTTCTGGTGGTCATCATGTTCTATGGCTCTGCCATCAGTGGATATGCATACATGGCGCCCAAGAGCAGCTCAGCGAAACTGAAGGGCAAGCTTTTGGCATTGTTCTATGGACTCATAACGCCAATGCTGAATCCTCTTATCTATACCTTGAGGAACAAGGATGTCAAGGCAGCAGTGAAGAAAGTACTTGGAAGGGAACAAGAGCAAGGGTGGAACTTGGATTAG